One Drechmeria coniospora strain ARSEF 6962 chromosome 01, whole genome shotgun sequence genomic region harbors:
- a CDS encoding 37S ribosomal protein rsm22 has product MSVDIWPPISAEELKVKEAESLKRELAWITAETIDVCHELKHGLEDCYALLAPIDPGSTLVMSTHRNERVKGTLTRVGTRIVKGTLNLQFRTLPSQVISIAPEAPIHIHALDELHTHLTQSLDLLALTIARPASFDNDALALASTLALLADSLAEAAALLKGPPLAYPDNSWLASSCPAHHFVPPLPSSVSFHVTLQESNVVLYLRALEPTDAPQHFGTKLGLAIGTVRRLEHDEMDLIFPYRPRGDGSAESRMGSARHSPQPPALGDVEQVFVREKIRIESADPSLISVYSKLGFLSHMLDQARRNLAAVMGVELED; this is encoded by the exons ATGTCCGTCGACATCTGGCCGCCCATCTCTGCCGAAGAACTCAAGGTCAAGGAGGCCGAATCGTTG AAACGGGAGCTCGCCTGGATCACGGCCGAGACCATCGACGTCTGCCATGAACTCAAGCACGGCCTCGAAGACTGCTACGCCCTCCTCGCGCCCATAGACCCCGGCAGCACCCTCGTGATGAGCACTCACCGCAACGAGAGAGTCAAGGGCACCCTCACCCGCGTCGGCACCCGCATCGTCAAAGGC ACGCTCAACCTCCAATTCCGCACCCTTCCCTCCCAAGTCATCAGCATCGCCCCCGAGGCGCCCATCCACATccacgccctcgacgagctgcacaCCCACCTCACCCAGTCTCTggacctcctcgccctcaccATCGCCCGGCCGGCCTCCTTCGAcaacgacgccctcgccctcgcctcgacgctcgcccTTCTCGCCGActcgctcgccgaggcggccgcgctGCTCAAGGGACCGCCGCTCGCCTACCCCGACAACTCGTGGCTCGCGAGCTCCTGTCCGGCCCATCACTTCGTGCCGCCCCTGCCGTCGAGCGTCAGCTTTCACGTCACCCTGCAGGAGAGCAACGTCGTGCTGTACCTGCGCGCCCTCGAGCCCACCGACGCGCCCCAGCATTTCGGCACcaagctcggcctcgccatcggcaccgtccGACGGCTCGAGCATGACGAGATGGACCTCATCTTCCCCTACAGGCCCCGCGGCGATGGCAGCGCCGAGTCGAGGATGGGCAGTGCGAGACACTCGCCCCAGCCTCCAGCCTTGGGTGACGTCGAGCAAGTCTTTGTGCGCGAAAAGATACGCATCGAGAGCGCCGACCCGAGCCTCATATCGGTCTACTCGAAGCTCGGATTCTTGAGCCACATGCTGGACCAGGCACGGAGGAACCTTGCTGCCGTCATGGGCGTCGAGCTGGAAGACTAG
- a CDS encoding dihydrofolate reductase, protein MDATQTVNGDGGKTEVKILMLHGYTQSGPLFHAKTRALEKSLTKTLASSSLLPVLLYPTGPNRLRPRDIPGYELAGDGDEDDDSQTDCWAWFRKDEATVTYRFFDEGMAVIADAIRHAGGVDGVCGFSQGGAVAGLVAAAMESDRPAPEGAAGDWARRLREANAGRSLRFAVSYSGFFGPVDGLRWCYDPKIKTSMMHYLGSLDTVVDESRSRGLIDRCEEPVVVVHPGGHHVPVAKQWTMALAGFIRQRALPGHPEPGL, encoded by the exons ATGGACGCTACGCAAACGGTcaacggcgatggcgggaAGACAGAGGTCAAGATATTGATGCTGCATG GCTACACGCAGTCCGGGCCTCTCTTCCACGCCAAGACTCGCGCGCTCGAGAAATCGCTCACGAAGAcgctcgcctcctcctctctcctccccGTCCTCCTCTACCCCACCGGCCCCAACCGTCTGCGGCCTCGGGACATCCCCGGTTACGAGCTGgccggggacggggacgaggatgacgactcCCAGACCGACTGCTGGGCCTGGTTTCGCAAGGACGAGGCCACGGTCACCTATCGCTTTTTCGACGAGGGcatggccgtcatcgccgatGCCATTCGCCACGCCGGcggtgtcgacggcgtctgcGGCTTCAGCCAGGgtggcgccgtcgcgggcctcgtcgcggccgccatggagagcgacaggccggcgccggaggGGGCCGCGGGCGACTGGGCGAGACGGTTGAGGGAGGCCAACGCCGGACGGTCGCTGCGCTTTGCCGTCTCCTACTCTGGCTTCTTCGGTCCCGTCGATGGCTTGCGGTGGTGTTACGACCCGAAGATCAAGACGTCGATGATGCATTacctcggcagcctcgacaccgtcgtcgacgagagtCGGAGTCGGGGCCTCATCGACAGGTGCGAGGAGCCCGTCGTGGTAGTCCACCCTGGGGGCCACCACGTCCCCGTGGCCAAGCAGTGGACCATGGCTCTCGCCGGATTCATCCGACAACGAGCGCTGCCAGGGCACCCGGAGCCGGGTCTGTGA
- a CDS encoding Ribonuclease P/MRP, subunit POP7 yields MMASPEDGTAPASSTAPAKGEIKKLSPLPKGATMQKRPLTRRQVTASVKTAVIYVSSSMPFMSAVKRVQKQLLKFHRNATRAAPRYASLQARVESLKRDCDAGIPLDGTQVTLLGTGRAVEKTLAIASWFQQRGDCVVKMTTRTVGTVDDVVTVEGEDESRLRMLSCLEVVLRLK; encoded by the exons ATGATGGCTTCGCCAGAGGATggcacggcgccggcttcatcgacggcgccggcaaagGGCGAGATCAAAAAGCTCTCTCCCCTACCCAAGG GTGCGACGATGCAAAAACGTCCACTCACGCGGCGGCAGGTGACGGCCTCGGTCAAGACAGCCGTCATCTACGTATCGTCCTCGATGCCCTTTATGTCGGCGGTGAAGCGGGTGCAGAAGCAGCTCCTCAAGTTCCACCGCAACGCCACccgggcggcgccgaggtaCGCTTCCCTGCAGGCTCGCGTCGAATCTCTCAAGCGCGACTGCGATGCCGGAATTCCCTTGGACGGCACGCAAGTCACGCTGTTGGGCACGGGTCGCGCGGTGGAGAAGACTCTGGCCATTGCGAGCTGGTTCCAGCAGAGGGGCGATTGCGTGGTGAAGATGACGACGCGAACCGTGGGCACCGTGGATGATGTGGTgacggtcgagggcgaggacgagagccGTCTACGGATGTTGAGCTGTCTCGAGGTCGTGTTGCGTCTCAAGTGA
- a CDS encoding 26S proteasome non-ATPase regulatory subunit 12, whose translation MSEGALKPEKDFSKEVDKQLPEAEALAKNDLQGAMEKLVALEKQTRQASDLASTSRVLVAIVTLCKVAGDWSLMNEQTMVLSKKHSQLKQAITKMVQTVVGFLDETPDLKTKLSVIETLRTVTEGKIFVEVERARVTKVLSDIKKEQGDIKAATEVLCELQVETFGSMDRREKTEFILAQVALCIESGDWTQAGILARKISTRYLSRKAKKTAEQIEKEAKEREKRKARGEEVPEEVVDDTTDLKLRFYEQQITLAKHDDKYLDACKHYRQVLDTEAVEEDADKLHPVLQRIIYFAILAPYDNEQHDLLQRIHRDGRNAQVPLDAELLRLFTVHELMRWPEVAKKFGPHLCGTDVFDGQAGQSSDDKAHGRWEDLRKRVIEHNVRVVAKYYTRIQMGRLTELLDLTEDETERNISELVTSKTVYAKIDRPARIVSFAKTRDADDVLNEWSANMKSLLGLLERIDHLITKEEMMARIQPTSSK comes from the exons ATGTCGGAAGGAGCGCTGAAGCCGGAGAAGGACTTCTCCAAGGAGGTCGACAAGCAGCTCCCGGAAGCCGAGGCATTGGCCAAG AATGACCTCCAGGGAGCGATGGAGAAGCTCGTGGCGCTCGAGAAGCAGACCCGCCAG GCGTCCGATCTCGCATCCACGTCACGcgtgctcgtcgccatcgtgaCGCTATGCAAGGTCGCCGGGGATTGGAGCTTGATGAACGAGCAGACCATGGTCCTGTCCAAGAAGCACAGCCAGCTGAAGCAGGCCATCACCAAAATGGTGCAGACCGTCGtgggcttcctcgacgaaaCGCCCGACCTCAAGACGAAGCTATCCGTCATCGAGACGCTCCGAACCGTCACCGAGGGCAAGATCtttgtcgaggtcgagcgggCCCGGGTAACCAAGGTCCTGTCCGACATCAAGAAGGAGCAGGGCGACATCAAGGCGGCCACCGAGGTCCTGTGCGAGCTGCAGGTCGAGACGTTTGGATCGATGGATCGAAGGGAGAAGACGGAGTTCATCCTCGCCCAGGTGGCGCTCTGCATCGAGAGCGGGGACTGGACACAGGCCGGCATTCTCGCCCGCAAGATCAGCACCAGATACCTGTCACGGAAGGCCAAGAAGACGGCGGAACAGATcgagaaggaggccaaggagcgCGAGAAGCGAAAGGCTCGAGGCGAGGAGGTAcccgaggaggtggtggacgACACGACGGACCTGAAGCTGCGATTCTACGAGCAGCAGATCACGCTCGCCAAGCACGACGACAAGTATCTCGACGCCTGCAAGCACTACAGGCAGGTCCTGGACAcggaggcggtcgaggaggacgccgacAAGCTGCACCCG GTCCTTCAACGCATCATCTACTTTGCCATCCTCGCCCCCTACGACAACGAGCAGCACGACCTCCTGCAACGCATACACCGCGACGGCCGCAACGCCCAGGTGCCCCTggacgccgagctcctgCGCCTCTTCACCGTGCACGAGCTCATGCGATGGCCCGAGGTGGCCAAGAAGTTTGGCCCGCACCTGTGCGGCACCGACGTCTTCGACGGCCAGGCCGGCCAGTCGTCGGATGACAAGGCTCACGGGCGGTGGGAGGACCTCCGAAAGCGCGTCATCGAGCACAACGTCCGCGTCGTGGCCAAGTACTACACGCGCATCCAGATGGGGCGCCTGACGGAACTGCTGGACCTGAcggaggacgagacggaaAGGAACATAAGCGAGCTCGTCACATCCAAGACGGTCTACGCCAAGATTGACCGGCCCGCGCGCATCGTCAGCTTCGCCAAGACCagggacgccgacgacgtgctgAACGAGTGGAGCGCCAACATGAAGAGCCTGCTGGGGCTGCTGGAGCGCATCGACCACCTGATTACGAAGGAGGAGATGATGGCACGCATCCAGCCTACGAGTTCAAAATAG
- a CDS encoding Outer membrane protein, beta-barrel, producing MCMYRQHCAGLPGICPNATSTLYLRRTSTPARAPNNPVGPRAGDGWSASEPARRATARHFAAGRMATPIRNQPPLPRRLCRRADFPPTSRSRPCHARSPSPAVLVSSSAPWPYLALSRYLVSPKRRRNCLILKKKRKTRDERRCVVGGAGPTRQPPANLPCRPPACLPTCLPTHDAAWQRPSASRGENGTDKGEPPPSIPLVGEPIHFIERSASIDASIDASIDASIDASINASIDASIDASIDTSIDTSIDISIDTSIDTSIDISIETSINTSIDASIDASITSVTSIDISIDASITSVTSVTSIASIACPPPQPARRERAFSLSLASRSMAADETETLLCPAVTSPTNLSALTTATTTTTTTTTAATTAAASYADRKRSLDAASADWDTDLTSAFPFSGPRSKARCSAGGACASSASHASPPPPPHARRDDVSDAARNPPPPEPDARRHPSADPSSPACVGVEEACKRALLHFPTPSISFPVPTLEFDFRIAVALNPEPVRVENRVKKEISTISTGSWSGSFGNGRVIAGGYDLGQARGFRPIRIVEGAFVLQTTDEPPAILEMRTRGSLSGPCDLLDSLLGLRQPQDVDPRRYAFRMFATVKTPDKRYGDIVNCGLWVASGVWRAEQLIIE from the exons ATG tgcatgtacaggcagCACTGCGCGGGATTACCCGGCATCTGTCCCAATGCCACCAGTACCCTGTACCTGCGCAgaacctcgacgcccgcgcGGGCTCCGAACAATCCCGTCGGGCCCCGCGCGGGCGACGGTTGGTCAGCCAGCGAGCCTGCTCGCCGCGCTACTGCTCGTCATTTCGCCGCTGGCCGAATGGCGACGCCGATTAGAAATCAGCCGCCTCTCCCGCGCCGCCTCTGTCGACGAGCGGACTTTCCCCCCACCTCCCGATCCCGCCCATGCCATGCCCGCAGCCCATCTCCGGCCGTGCTCGTTTCCTCGTCTGCACCTTGGCCCTACCTCGCTCTCTCGCGATACCTTGTCTCGCCGAAGCGTCGTCGGAACTGCCTCATTCTTAAGAAGAAACGCAAAACCCGTGACGAGCGgcgctgcgtcgtcggcggtgcggGT CCAACCAGACAGCCGCCGGCCAACCTGCCttgccgcccgcccgcctgctTGCCAACCTGCTTACCTACCCACGACGCGGCTTGGCAACGACCCTCGGCGAGCCGTGGAGAGAACGGCACCGATAAAGGCGAgcctcctccatccatccctctcgtcggcgaaccCATCCATTTCATCGAGCGATCCGCATCCATCGACGCATCCATCGACGCATCCATCGACGCATCCATCGACGCATCCATCAACGCATCCATCGACGCATCCATCGACGCATCCATCGACACATCCATCGACACATCCATCGACATATCCATCGACACATCCATCGACACATCCATCGACATATCCATCGAGACATCCATCAACACATCCATCGACGCATCCATCGACGCATCCATCACATCCGTCACATCCATTGACATATCCATCGACGCATCCATCACATCCGTCACATCCGTCACATCCATCGCATCCATcgcctgcccccccccccagcccGCACGACGGGAGCGAGCGTTTTCCTTGTCCCTCGCCTCCCGCagcatggccgccgacgagacggagacgCTGCTGTGCCCCGCCGTGACGTCCCCGACCAACCTCTCGGCCctcacgacggcgacgacgacaacgacgacgacgacgacggcggcgacgacggccgcggcaTCCTACGCCGACCGCAAAcgcagcctcgacgccgcctcggccgactggGACACCGACCTGACCTCGGCCTTTCCCTTCTCCGGCCCGAGGTCCAAGGCTCGCTgctccgccggcggcgcctgtgcctcgtcggcctcgcacgcctcgccgcctccgccgccgcacgCTCGCCGAGATGACGTCTCCGACGCCGCGAGGaatccgccgccgcccgagccCGACGCCCGACGACACCCGTCAGCCgacccgtcctcgcccgcctgcGTAGGCGTCGAAGAGGCCTGCAAGCGCGCCCTGCTCCACTTCCCGACGCCCTCCATCTCCTTTCCCGTGCCGACCCTCGAGTTCGACTttcgcatcgccgtcgccctcaaCCCGGAGCCCGTGCGCGTCGAGAACCGAGTGAAAAAGGAAATCTCCACAATCTCCACCGGCTCCTGGTCCGGATCCTTTGGCAACGGCCGCGTCATT GCCGGCGGATACGACCTGGGCCAGGCCCGCGGCTTCCGACCcatccgcatcgtcgagggcgccttTGTCCTGCAGACGACCGACGAGCCGCCCGCCAT ACTTGAGATGCGCACCCGCGGCTCCCTCTCCGGCCCTTGCGACCTCCTCGACTCGCTGCTCGGCCTGCGCCAGCCGCAGGACGTCGACCCGCGCCGGTACGCCTTCCGAATGTTCGCCACCGTCAAGACGCCCGACAAGCGCTACGGCGACATTGTCAACTGCGGCCTCTGGGTCGCCAGCGGCGTCTGGCGCGCCGAGCAATTGATCATCGAGtga
- a CDS encoding mitochondrial F1F0 ATP synthase subunit Atp18 has translation MSWFGVAPFKKFPAPFLKPMAPFFAAGLIIAWGANSAQNAMMASDEWKNDPRNPKAKTAGKGH, from the exons ATGTCTTGGTTCGGCGTCGCTCCCTTCAAAAAGTTCCCGGCTCCTTTCC TGAAGCCGATGGCGCCCTTCTTCGCTGCCG GTCTGATCATTGCCTGGGGCGCCAACTCGGCGCAGAATGCCATGATGGCCT CCGACGAGTGGAAGAATGACCCGCGCAACCCCAAGGCCAAGACGGCCGGCAAAGGACACTAA
- a CDS encoding osmosensor protein, producing the protein MPSYGSFQSSSPKKMEHSQSYGRKGVQMSNILGDPFALATTSIGMLAWSITFIACIVGQLQATNDNQFPTFAWWAVVYSLFLIVGVFVVVASDSVHTYHVAITGYLAGGMVLVTSSVNSLVYSKDGARGAAAAGFILLSMVVIVWIFYFGSTPSSTPRAFLDSFSLTKDAGNPHSQALNGYGGAGRPETSTSVQPPQMYTSAQLSAFENPSPMISSSHGGTGVRASNLPTLVNSPIPQSQPGKTNDAEVVPPTEYPYRAKAIYSYEANPEDANEISFAKHEILEVSDVSGRWWQARKETGETGIAPSNYLILL; encoded by the exons ATGCCCTCCTACGGCTCCTTTcaatcctcgtcgccgaaaAAAATGGAGCATTCGCAGTCGTACGGCCGCAAGGGCGTCCAGATGAGCAACATCCTCGGCGATCCCTTTGCCCTCGCCACGACGTCCATCGGCATG CTCGCCTGGAGCATCACCTTCATCgcctgcatcgtcggccagctGCAAGCGACCAACGACAACCAGTTTCCCACCTTTGCCTGGTGGGCCGTCGTCTACAGCCTCTTCCTGATAgtcggcgtcttcgtcgtcgtcgccagcgATTCCGTCCACACCTATCACGTCGCCATCACGGGctacctcgccggcggcatggtCCTCGTCACCTCGTCGGTCAACTCGCTCGTCTACTCCAAGGACGGAGCGcgcggtgccgccgccgccggcttcatcctcctctccatggtggtg ATTGTTTGGATCTTCTACTTTGGCTCcacgccctcctcgacccccCGCGCATTCCTCGACTCCTTCTCCCTGACCAAAGACGCGGGCAACCCGCACTCGCAAGCCTTGAACGGctacggcggcgccggccgccccgagacgtcgacgtcggtcCAGCCGCCGCAGATGTACACGTCGGCCCAGCTCAGCGCCTTCGAGAACCCGTCGCCTATGATCTCCTCGTCGCatggcggcaccggcgtgCGCGCCTCGAACCTCCCGACGCTCGTCAACAGCCCCATACCCCAGTCGCAACCCGGCAAGAccaacgacgccgaggtcgtgCCGCCGACCGAGTACCCCTACCGGGCCAAGGCCATCTACAGCTACGAGGCCAACCCCGAAGACGCCAACGAAATTTCCTTTGCCAAGCACGAGATCCTCGAAGTGTCCGACGTCAGCGGCAGATGGTGGCAGGCACGGAAAGAGACGGGCGAGACGGGTATCGCGCCCAGCAACTACCTCATCCTGCTATGA
- a CDS encoding NIPSNAP family protein — protein sequence MLCRTLPRRAAAVVSRAGVGAGAAVGARALSATALRQSKTPSMGDINPSPSAVQSFAGKQKAFREQQAEAQRERGARALAAQRSSATSSEKSGRGSPKIDAGATAEAKQNETERKQGALTNLIYGTKEGREMDAQIQASFSQVLARGKYVHSIVFHEVKPDKVDEYVELVGKWYPRVANATENKVHLVGSWRTEIGDCDTFVHIWEYQKYAGYHESRYSITHQPGYAEMDAKLKTMIKSKNISLMQEFSFWPTTPPRQLGGVFELRSYTLHPGNLLEWETHWRRGLKARREVMEGVGAWFVQIGDLNTVHHLWQFANLEERRERREKSWSVEGWSDTVHKTVPLIQSMKSRILIPMPWSPVA from the exons atgCTGTGCCGAACGCTCCCCCGCcgcgccgcggccgtcgtgtcgcgtgccggcgtcggtgccggtgccgctgTCGGTGCTCGAGCTCTGAGCGCGACGGCACTTCGACAGTCCAAAACCCCCTCGATGGGGGACATCAAcccttcgccgtcggcggtccAGTCCTTTGCCGGCAAGCAAAAGGCCTTTCGAGAGCAGCAGGCGGAGGCGCAGAGGGAGAGAGGAGCACGTGCGTTGGCCGCCCAACGATCCTCCGCTACTTCGTCCGAGAAGTCGGGTCGAGGCTCACCCAAGATCGATGCAggagcgacggccgaggcgaagcaGAACGAGACGGAGCGAAAGCAGGGCGCCCTCACCAACCTCATCTACGGTACCAAGGAGGGTCGCGAGATGGACGCGCAGATCCAGGCGAGCTTCAGCCAGGTCCTGGCCCGAGGAAAGTACGTGCACTCGATCGTCTTCCACGAGGTCAAGCCCGACAAGGTGGACGAGtacgtcgagctcgtcggcaagtGGTACCCTCGGGTGGCCAACGCGACGGAGAACAAGGTGCATCTGGTCGGCAGCTGGCGCACCGAGATTGGCGACTGCGACACGTTTG TTCACATCTGGGAATATCAAAAATACGCCGGCTACCACGAGTCTCGGTACTCCATCACGCACCAACCCGGCTACGCCGAGATGGACGCCAAGCTGAAGACGATGATCAAGTCCAAGAACATCTCCCTCATGCAGGAGTTCTCCTTCTggcccacgacgccgccgcgccagctcggcggcgtcttCGAGCTGCGATCATACACGCTGCACCCGGGCAACCTCCTGGAGTGGGAGACGCACTGGCGTAGGGGTCTCAAGGCCCGCCGGGAGGTCATGGAGGGTGTCGGCGCCTGGTTCGTGCAGATAGGAGACCTGAACACGGTCCACCACCTCTGGCAGTTTGCCAACCTcgaggagaggcgagagCGCCGCGAGAAGAGCTGGTCGGTCGAGGGCTGGAGCGACACGGTTCACAAGACGGTGCCTCTTATCCAGAGCATGAAGTCGAGAATCCTGATCCCCATGCCCTGGTCGCCCGTGGCCTAA
- a CDS encoding mitotic spindle biogenesis protein Spc19 has protein sequence MSSSASYADCVTSLRSSLQFLESSVQTLDNGVSDFPRLVKVLKTVRHYELVSHTTLAAAEASLRDEISPYISLLLSRADAQTERQERRIETLKARAGLQQGRLARPAGQEAARSAAQKLKARKLHGEDKLRAKAVRQRRDALRYGVERLELEVLQKERELRKRLEI, from the exons ATGTCCTCCAGCGCCTCCTACGCAGACTGCGTCACCTCTCTTCGCTCCTCGCTGCAATTTCTCGAGTCCTCCGTCCAGACACTCGACAATGGAGTCTCCGACTTCCCCCGCCTCGTCAAGGTGCTGAAGACGGTCCGC CACTACGAACTTGTATCCCACACCACCCTCGCCGCTGCGGAAGCATCTCTTCGGGATGAGATTAGCCCTTACATCTCCTTGCTGCTCTCGCGGGCCGATGCGCAAACGGAGCGGCAGGAGCGCCGCATCGAGACGCTCAAGGCTCGAGCTGGGCTGCAGCAAGGCCGGCTGGCGCGACCCGCCGGTCAGGAGGCTGCGAGGAGCGCCGCGCAGAAGCTCAAGGCTCGGAAGCTTCACGGAGAGGACAAGCTCCGCGCCAAAGCTGTGCGGCAACGGAGAGATGCCCTGCGGTATGGCGTGGAGAGGCTGGAGTTGGAGGTTCTTCAGAAGGAAAGAGAATTGAGAAAGCGGCTTGAAATCTAA